The following proteins are encoded in a genomic region of Pyricularia oryzae 70-15 chromosome 6, whole genome shotgun sequence:
- a CDS encoding nucleoside-diphosphate-sugar epimerase: protein MHTILTGATGLVGSAVLDAMLSNPSITKITILSRRPVAQATARADPRVSVVLHDDFTSYDDAALRNRLQDARGCVWALGISQTQVGSRDEYERITKTFALAAARSFGDVARDNGRPFDFVYVSGLGATTKPGRFAQLFARVKGEAELGLAALQDENPLLRASTVRAGFIDTAAHEAVKEYIPAKPILTNLTEMVLAPVVRGFWKSAWSPTEHLGKFLTDMAVGRWSEKEMVAAGAEKIGKGGFLVVENTVFRKLQGLNA, encoded by the coding sequence ATGCACACAATACTCACAGGCGCAACGGGCCTAGTCGGCTCCGCCGTCCTGGACGCCATGCTCTCCAACCCGTCCATCACCAAGATCACCATCCTTTCCCGCCGGCCCGTCGCTCAAGCCACCGCGCGCGCCGACCCCCGCGTGTCGGTGGTGCTGCACGACGATTTCACTTCGTACGACGACGCAGCGCTGCGCAACCGCCTGCAGGACGCGCGCGGCTGCGTCTGGGCCCTGGGCATCAGCCAGACGCAGGTCGGCAGCCGGGACGAGTACGAGCGCATCACCAAGACGTTTGCGCTGGCCGCCGCGCGGTCCTTTGGCGACGTCGCCCGCGACAACGGCAGGCCGTTTGACTTTGTCTACGTCTCGGGCCTGGGCGCCACCACCAAGCCCGGCAGGTTCGCGCAGCTCTTTGCGCGCGTCAAAGGCGAGGCCGAGCTCGGGCTCGCGGCCCTGCAGGACGAGAACCCCCTGCTGCGTGCGAGCACCGTCAGGGCCGGGTTTATAGATACCGCGGCGCACGAGGCCGTCAAGGAGTACATCCCTGCCAAGCCGATTTTGACGAACCTGACCGAGATGGTGCTGGCGCCGGTCGTGAGGGGCTTTTGGAAGAGCGCGTGGAGCCCGACGGAGCATCTGGGCAAGTTTTTGACGGATATGGCGGTCGGGAGGTGGTCGGAAAAAGAAATGGTTGCTGCAGGGGCCGAAAAAATTGGAAAGGGTGGCTTTCTCGTTGTTGAGAACACAGTTTTCCGCAAATTGCAAGGGCTGAATGCTTAG
- a CDS encoding lipid phosphate phosphatase 1 codes for MAIATPIIVFLLAQIRIRYFWDLNNSVFGVLYAVVGGTLFQVIIKWLIGGLRPNFLDVCKPDISRASRPGGNSTGLEGTGFGGIMYTFEICSVMDDEEKRRGVFNALQSFPSGHTTTSFAGFIFLYLYLNAKLKVFSNYHPSFWKLALTYAPVLCATLIGGSLTVDQSHNWYDVVAGAIIGTVFAFSAYRTVYAAVWDWRINHIPLHREEPLILDDKTVGLRWTMTRRAGWGKPPKAPRGGLDKTLPAPVTEARNRYSMSPGRTGEVVSPMESGSGAGTGGAATGPPPAPFASRPRSGSDMSIPRKAVGSGNSRHSRHMSGDDMV; via the coding sequence ACGCTGTCGTCGGAGGGACTCTGTTTCAAGTCATCATAAAATGGTTGATAGGTGGTCTTCGCCCTAATTTCCTTGATGTCTGCAAGCCGGACATATCGAGAGCCAGCAGGCCTGGTGGGAACTCGACTGGACTAGAGGGGACTGGCTTCGGCGGAATCATGTACACCTTTGAGATTTGCTCCGTcatggacgacgaggagaagcGAAGAGGTGTTTTTAATGCTCTGCAATCCTTCCCATCGGGCCATACCACGACATCCTTTGCCGGTTTTATATTCCTCTATCTGTATCTGAACGCCAAACTaaaggtcttttccaactaTCACCCTTCATTCTGGAAACTGGCCCTAACATATGCGCCTGTCCTGTGCGCGACTCTCATCGGCGGCTCCCTCACCGTCGACCAAAGTCACAACTGGTACGACGTTGTAGCGGGTGCTATCATCGGCACGGTGTTTGCCTTTTCGGCATACCGAACCGTGTACGCTGCTGTTTGGGACTGGCGCATTAATCACATCCCCCTCCACCGGGAGGAACCGCTCATCCTTGACGATAAGACCGTGGGTTTAAGGTGGACCATGACGAGGCGGGCCGGCTGGGGCAAGCCTCCCAAGGCGCCCAGGGGAGGCCTGGATAAGACTCTGCCTGCGCCGGTCACCGAAGCCAGGAATAGGTATTCCATGTCACCGGGCAGGACGGGAGAAGTAGTGAGTCCCATGGAGTCAGGTTCGGGTGCGGGTACAGGTGGCGCTGCGACTGGCCCACCCCCAGCTCCGTTCGCCTCCAGACCTCGCAGCGGTTCCGACATGAGCATTCCGAGAAAGGCTGTGGGATCGGGGAACAGTAGACACAGTCGGCATATGTCTGGCGACGATATGGTCTAa
- a CDS encoding endoglucanase 1 codes for MTVLLTLALLGSLVAAQKPVGTEVHPKITTYRCTKEGGCTEKTNYIVIDSLAHHVFQPAAPSYGCGGWGEAANATACPTKEACHENCHMQGQSDYSNIGVTTSGSSLRLQHIMPNGNVVSPRVYLLDETEHKYEMLQLTGNEFTFDVVMNQLPCGMNSALYLSEMEADGGKSDINEGGAYWGTGYCDAQCYTTPFINGEGNLIGAGSCCNEMDIWEANSRSAHIAPHPCNVPGLVECTGAACGGDSAGICDKPGCAWNSYRNGSPNYYGRDDEFKVDSTKPMTVVTQFPTGADGKLEAIRRLYVQDGVVIRAERVKKEGLPAVNELNDELCRATNSNRFLELGAHAGMGDALSRGMVLALSIWWDEGGYMQWLDGANDGAGPCNATEGAPSFIRQVEPYPEVTFSNMKWGEIDSTYEGKERCVKKRSTM; via the exons ATGACCGTCCTCCTCACACTGGCCCTGCTGGGCTCGCTCGTGGCTGCTCAGAAGCCCGTCGGAACCGAGGTGCACCCCAAGATCACCACCTACCGCTGCACCAAGGAGGGAGGCTGCACAGAAAAGACCAACTACATCGTCATCGACTCCCTGGCTCACCACGTCTTCCAGCCCGCAGCCCCCAGCTACGGCTGCGGCGGCTGGGGCGAGGCGGCCAACGCGACGGCCTGCCCGACCAAGGAGGCGTGCCACGAGAACTGCCACATGCAGGGGCAGTCCGACTACAGCAACATTGGCGTGACGACGTCGGGCAGCTCGCTGCGGCTGCAGCACATCATGCCCAACGGCAACGTGGTGTCGCCCCGCGTGTACCTCCTCGACGAGACGGAGCACAAGTACGAGATGCTGCAGCTCACGGGCAACGAGTTCACCTTTGACGTGGTCATGAACCAGCTCCCCTGCGGCATGAACAGCGCCCTGTACCTGTCCGAGATGGAGGCCGACGGCGGCAAGAGCGACATCAACGAGGGCGGCGCCTACTGGGGCACCGGCTACTGCGACGCCCAGTGCTACACCACGCCCTTTATCAACGGCGAGGGCAACCTCATCGGCGCCGGCTCCTGCTGCAACGAGATGGACATATGGGAGGCCAACAGCAGGTCTGCCCACATTGCGCCCCACCCCTGCAACGTCCCGGGGTTGGTCGAGTGCACCGGAGCTGCGTGTGGAGGTGACAGCGCCGGTATTTGCGACAAGCCAGG ATGCGCCTGGAACTCGTACCGCAACGGCTCGCCCAACTACTACGGCAGGGACGACGAGTTCAAGGTCGACTCGACCAAGCCCATGACGGTGGTGACGCAGTTCCCCACGGGCGCCGACGGCAAGCTCGAGGCCATCCGGCGTCTGTACGTCCAAGACGGCGTTGTAATCCGGGCCGAGCGGGTCAAGAAGGAGGGTCTGCCCGCCGTCAACGAGCTGAACGACGAGCTCTGCCGCGCCACCAACTCCAACCGCTTCCTGGAGCTCGGCGCGCACGCGGGCATGGGTGATGCGCTCTCGCGCGGCATGGTCCTCGCCCTCAGCATCTGGTGGGACGAGGGCGGCTACATGCAGTGGCTCGACGGCGCCAACGATGGCGCCGGCCCCTGCAACGCCACCGAGGGCGCTCCCAGCTTCATCAGGCAGGTTGAGCCCTACCCCGAGGTCACGTTTAGCAACATGAAGTGGGGTGAGATTGACTCGACCTACGAGGGCAAGGAGAGGTGTGTCAAGAAGAGGTCGACCATGTAA